The following coding sequences lie in one Cyanobacterium sp. Dongsha4 genomic window:
- a CDS encoding cupin domain-containing protein, whose protein sequence is MEGKKTFILRAKEIADSIQTFSHPWNSKSEISGVYLGRTVGLKRTGVNFARIAPGKESFVYHSHYREEEWIYILSGRGIAEIDGEEFEVGSGDFMGFPTPSVAHHLRNIGDEDLVYLVGGENLEVEVAEFPHLKKRMLRRGDSVEIYDTSDAKPFGVLDE, encoded by the coding sequence ATGGAAGGCAAAAAAACTTTTATTTTACGGGCAAAAGAAATTGCAGACAGTATCCAAACTTTTTCTCACCCTTGGAACTCAAAATCTGAAATCTCTGGAGTCTATCTTGGACGTACAGTTGGATTAAAGCGTACTGGAGTTAATTTTGCGAGGATTGCCCCCGGTAAGGAGTCTTTTGTTTATCATTCCCACTATCGGGAGGAAGAATGGATTTATATTTTATCAGGTAGGGGTATTGCAGAAATTGACGGCGAGGAATTTGAAGTGGGTTCAGGAGATTTTATGGGATTCCCTACTCCTTCTGTCGCTCATCATCTCAGAAATATAGGGGATGAAGATTTAGTGTATTTAGTGGGGGGAGAAAATTTGGAAGTAGAAGTTGCGGAGTTTCCACATCTGAAAAAACGGATGCTCCGTCGTGGAGATTCAGTGG
- a CDS encoding antibiotic biosynthesis monooxygenase family protein produces the protein MYSSAFIFEPGEYDEQFYFLDNQIHEAAASVNGFLGRESWESVDGKRKNAIYYWENMDALKEFSRHPKHIEAKRQYTKWYKGFHVVISEVQHSYGDGKLEHITPNNRAKNS, from the coding sequence ATGTATTCAAGTGCATTTATTTTTGAACCCGGAGAATATGATGAACAGTTTTATTTTTTGGACAATCAAATACATGAAGCGGCCGCATCAGTGAATGGCTTTCTAGGAAGAGAATCATGGGAGTCTGTTGATGGAAAAAGAAAGAATGCTATATATTATTGGGAAAATATGGACGCACTCAAAGAATTTTCCAGACATCCAAAACACATTGAAGCTAAACGTCAATACACTAAATGGTATAAAGGATTTCATGTTGTTATTTCTGAAGTTCAGCACTCTTATGGAGATGGTAAATTAGAACATATTACCCCTAATAATAGAGCAAAAAATAGTTAA